ttgtgtttccagCTGTTCCTTTCAATCCCAGCttttgtcaggttttttttttttttgtggtttttttttgtgagcttCGGTGCAGAACTCCACCTGTCCTCGCTTCCACTTCTCTAAACACATGTAGTTTCTCTGCAGGCAAACATAAAAAACACCATGTCATTCTCACCACGGTTGGAATTTGTTCTGACATTCCTGTTGAGGAATACAGTAATGCTTTGAGACATTCCATGCTcccagagggagggggggggggggtcagggagTTCTGGAGGTCTGGACTGCTCCGGTCTTGCAGTACGATGATGGGCTGGTGGTCTTATCGTAATGGTCTGTCCTCCTGGACCCGGTGCAGGAAGAGAAGGTGACTCCATCAGAGTCTTTATGGGACAGGATTTGTTGTGACAGACGATGATGAAGTGGTGTGAAAAAGGGAATCGACTGATCTGCAGCGTGGGCATCATTATGTAATACATAGAATGTGAACTCTGGCGTCACCACACCTCAGCATTAAGGTATGGAGACTAAACTCTCCAGCTGATGTTGATTGTCAGCCAATGGCGCGCAGGCTTGGCCAACTGTGGCTACAACATGGACATCTTCTCAGAAGGCTTGTCTCTATTTGTTCCAGGTTTCATTGGTTTGTTTTATTAGTATATTTTACGATCATCGTTTGACATGACAATGAAGGCCACTCCTCCTCATTTGAAAATACCTCCTGTATTTCTGTAGGTTGATATACGGGATAGGAGTCGAATTGTTGCTATGATACTGCTGAAGAACATTCCGCCAGCATGAAGACGTGAAGCACTTATAGTGAGCCACTCCAAATAGCGTTTGTCAAATGGCTTTTTAATGCAGTTTAATGTGGAGGCAAGCTTCTAGGGGCCTGGCAGCGAGATCAAGAGAGGAAAGCTGTGCCAAGATTCAGTTCGGAGGGTTGTTTCATGAATAaattggctttttttcaagttaagCTCTGCTACATAATTTAAAATGCTCATGTGATGTACTGTGTATTATCTCTAACAtcataaaatgttaattatggTTGTGATAATAAGGAATTAATTAACAGATGGGTAGGTAGGCACAAAGCtctgaagacaggaagtggataagaAGGCATGGAAAAGCTTCaatacaagtttttttttttagttgatgTAAGTAAAAATCCCTTTAATGTAGTTTTCAACTTATGCTGCTGATGGAGAAGCAATAGCTCATGTGATTCTATCATCAGTAATGATGATAGTTGAAGATCTCTGTTCAGCTCTCAGGGCCACATCctcattgtttctgtttactCACTCCTTATATAATATTATTCTCAGCAGTACCAGGCAGCTATTATAAGTAAGAGAAGAGACGTGCAGGTCAAGACTGGCTGGTGAGCATGACGCAGCTAACAGCCTCACAAAGCCCACGCGAAGTGGCGGAGACCAAACACGGAGCTCAAAGCGATGGTCGGGATTGACCTTAGAGGTATCAGGTGGATAAAAATAAGACTCGGTGAGGATGATCggttgggttgggtttttttttttgtaatttacaaTTACTTTTTTGCGTtgggattttttatttatccattaGGGGAACAATTTTGTGCCCGATCCTGACTTGATGGTGAGCTCAGTACACAGGTTACAGCGTGTTGTGATTACAGTCGTGTTCCTGCAGCGCCTCTTATTAGTGTAAAGGAGTTTTGTTTGATCTCTGCTGAAAATTACACTATgtagagaataaaaatgaattcataGCACAACTAGACCAATTCTTTAATGTTTATCAGCTTCGCTTCATCAAACAGGGAATCGTGTTTGTCACATTCCGCCTGGAATCATCCTCTCAAGACACTCCGATATTTCCCTCTCAGTAACATGAACAAGAGAGTTAAACACACGCCTGCAGGCCATGCTGCAGAAACATgtcaactttttattttctcctctcaGCTATGCAAAAACCTCACATACAAACATCAGTATTCCAACCAGCCCTGATTTAAGCCTAAGTCACGAAGCTCCACATCAGTAAACACACTTATGAACAGCAGGGGTTACGGAAACACGAGGGTCGTGGCAGCGTTTTCACCACAGCtgtagatttattttatattgatttaatttttttttttttgcaagaccAAATTTGgcaaacattttcatcaactTTCAACAGTCCCGCAGTCACAATCAGAGAATTCACTGGAAATCTCGGCTTCCTCTTTTGAGTTCTTCTTGCATCAGATACTGTACAGTCGGAGGAAAGGTTTCAGCAACATGACCGTATGGTGGTCAGTCACAAGTTGTGGAGGCATATGACTGAAACGCAGTTAATCTGAAAGAGTCACGTTAAAAAAGGAGGTTTGAGCTCCAGATTTAGACTCTTATCCGCCCCTGTACTCAGTAGAAGCTGTGTTCAATTATAGCTTATTGACCTCATGTGAGTGATTTTGAAACAGAATACTGGAAGAGGTGGaagtaaaagaaaacacttctCAACACACTAGAGATCCAAGGTTTGCACGTACACTTTCAACTAATATATGAAGTATTCCcctttttatgtttaatttattatgAATAAACTTAAATTATGCATATTATATGGAGCAATGTCTTTGCAGGTGTTATTGTGGTGTCTTTTTCAGCAATCTGAACAAATAATAGACCTAAAATGATTGAATTAATTACTTAGCATCTGATGATTCAATTTGTGTTGGCTTTTAAAAATCAGTCAGGTGAGTTTGATTTCTCTCTTTTCACTTTTAGTCCTAAAATGACACGACGGAGCCTGTCGGCTGCTTTCAGCTGATTGGACTACCTAAAATGCTTTTATAATCCAGATTTGGAGGAGCTGTCGCGTTTTGTGCAGCTCTCTCCGATATCCGAGCTTCTGTCCTGCCCGATTCTCGGATGATTTTAATCAGCACTGTTTAATCTCACTGTTTGGAAAGTGAGATGACAAAGGTCTTAATGTAATGAGATTTGTACCCTGGATTTCTCTCCTTTTTGTTTGACTCGcaattgttttttcttctcagtggaagtctctctttttcattctgttttttcccTCTCCTGATAGATTACTAATCCTTCCTCTGCAGCCCTGAAGTTTGAATTATTGGAATTGTGCAATAAACTAAGCTGTGTTCTCCCAGCTAATCTGGCATTTACCTACAAGTGAAACATGTTACGTAACACGTCGGGGTGAAGGCCCCAAAACTTGAGCCTTGTTCCACATCACTGCGTTCCAGCTTAAAGCAGAATATGTCGTGTTGTTGCCCATTCACAGCATATCATCCTGCGTCAAGACAGCTGCTGTATTGTTCTGTTCAAAGCAGCCGTGAGTTTCCTTTTTGCTTCAGTGCAATGAAAACCCCTCAGCACGCTCTTGAAACACGCTGGAGTTGTGTAATCAGACTTTCATAACGGTGTTTTCAGCAGCTGTTTTCAATGAAAAGCCCTCTGAACGCCCACGGCGCCCTACCTGTGGTTCACGGCAAACAGTGGAGTATTTGTGTTAGGTTTGAGTTCACGAGCATCCAGAAGACCATAGTTTGTTTCATTATTATGTCATTTATCATGTTTACTCCAACAAAATGTGTGCGATAGATTCACTGAGCTCTCAATGTCTGCAGGTATGAATTTCACGGCAGCAAACATTTACTTACCTCAGATTCtctcatttatttgtgtgcaAGTTTCTACAAGTTATACTAGAAGGGAAATGAGTGTTAGTTTGTTTTTAGGCTTCATCTCCATTCTCATTTCACTATTTCAccttgtggggtttttttttttgcaatcatAATAGCAACTTCCTCCAAATACCGTGCACCATGTCTGCAGCTTCTCCTCTCCACGTGATCATAGAACAGCTTAtcgaaaaaaaacaagacaaaaaaaaaaagaatttcgtTTCCCTTAGCTTGGTTAAGTGAACGCAGCTTCCGCACACACAGCAAGAGAGATACCGCCGTGTGAAGCAATGCGTTAATCTGAAACTATCATCCTCTGCAGGCATCAACtcgtcataaaaacatttaatctctCCTGCAGGTTTTTCTCGGGGACATGACTgaaccctgcccccccccccccccatgctttGTCCATCCTCTCGCTTTTCCAGTGTCTCCATCCCTCTGGTTGCTAGTGGGTTTTCATGCTGATCGTGCAACTCACTTTCACATTTCCTCTGCAACCTCCTTTCTCCATCAGGGTGATCAATGCGGGGAAGAGCATGCTGAACGAGGACCAGGCCTCTTGTGAGAAGCTATTCGTGAGGAAGCCCAGCGGTAAACACCGTAACTCCACGCTGATGGAGGACAACGGGGTGAGTGAACGGAGAACAGGGAAGGGGAACACGGGATGGACCGTCTAGTTGCAGTGTCCCTGAAATGTCTTCATCTGTTACTCAGTAGATCTTGACTTGTCACTTGTTGCGCCATCCCAGTACAAAATATGCAatgtagcatttttttttttggaatgtgtCCATGTGTCATGAAATTGAGTATGGGTGTGTCCTTTCCTGTTTGTGCCTTGGTTGCCACACATCAAATAGAGAAtacgtttttattttaaaacactttgtccGCCTTGCTCAAGCGCTCCTGTTCTCTGCAGCCTGGGTGGAGGGGGCAAAACTGTAATAAATACCGAtaataaaaaattgtttgtGCATCCACCCAGTGATTTGGATCGGATCCAAAACTGCATGTGTTCTCCTTCGGTCCGTTCTACACTCCTGGTCAGTGGTTTTGATATTCTGCTGACGAAGCAATCCAATAGAAAACACACCCTCTGTGGTTgagataaaaatacacacacgaCAGGTTTGCCCTGTTGAACTGGTGTTTCATGGGAACCCAGACTGAGTCCATCAGCGCGGGTGAAAGACTGGTTTGTCGCTGAATATAGAGTCGCACTTGTTGTCAAAACACACTTAGTATTCAGGTGTGTGTCTCAGTTTtagacgtcacacacacacacacacacacacacacacacacacacacacttatcccTCATGTGATGTAAAGGAATTACATAATCCCCTGTAGTACCCCTCCCCCACTGGTGAGGGGTAAGGCTGCTCATCTGTTCGTCAGGCCGACTCTGCTGCTCTGCAGACACAGAGGTGACGACGCCTCCATCAAACATGACGTGTTGGATCGGAGGAAAACAGTTCGCGTCTGGCCTCATATCAGGCTTCAAAAGAATGACCCACAGTTTGAATTATATCTCTTGCAAGCCATCCCATAATAGCATAATCTAGATTTGCAGGTCAGTAAGAGCTGAAATGGAAGAAACATATTGCTCTGCATCACTGATATCATCAGCTTTAGTCCCAGAGCCTGTAAACCCTCAAATCTGTGCCATCTGCTCAGAATTGTAATCTGATGGGGATCTGAACCATAACCATATGAAATATTgcatttgtattatttttatatgtttatttcaACCACATTTTTTTAGGATGGTACTGGAATCCCTCTCCACTTTTGGGGTGTGTTTGATGGACACGCTGGTTCCGGAGCTGCTATCATGGCCTCCAAGCTGCTTCACCGGCTCATCAGAGATCGGTTGGGAGAAAtctgccacctgctggagaaCCCCGCTGGTGCGCCGCCCATCTGCCTGGCCAAGAACGGGAGCCCCTACCAGGTTGACACGAAGAAGGGAGCCGCGGTGGAACCAGACGACCCAGAGGCTGTCAGCGACTCATCGGTTCGCTTTCACATGGAGAAGGTCGTCAGCTTGGAGAGTCTGGTGATGGGAGTCATCGAGACCGCCTTCACACAGATGGTGAGCTGGTGAACAAGAAGGCATTCTTACTCTTCAATTCTTGGATATAATAGCGTAAAAGATGGATTTAAATGATCTGATTTTGCCTCTAGCTTCATCTGCTGATTGTAAATGAAATTttatatgaaatgtaaaaatatatactgcATAGTTTTACACCAAATCCATCATTTACAGTTCTCAGATATATCCTCTAATTGTTCCGCTGGCATGATCTTATGGTTTTGGCTTTAATTTATCGATGGGTAACAgtaatattaaaatttaattttgtgaaaTTCATTTTTACGAGTGAATTACCTTTAAGATTTACGTCAGCCACCAGTTAGCTTCAATTTTAGCATAAAATGGAAGATATTGGTGTTTTATGGTAAATTAAAATACTGGCTGaatagtgatttatttttttcagtcttaatcttttcttctttgtgttaattttgttttatataattgtattaaatgtaatattttgttATACTGCAGGGTTTAAACTGGACAAACAGGCTGTCTGTCAGCTCAAAGTGATTCTGTTTTCTGATTCAGCCGTGATCagttaatgataataaaaatgtacagtCTTGCTAATGTATTCTTCAAAAGCAGCCGTGCTGCTTTGTCTGGGAAATGAATATGTATGAGGGAAATAATGAGCCATTCAGAGTGATGAGACAAAGCGCACTCGTTCCCCGTTGAGATTTGGTTTGTGATTCAATGTCTTTTCTCAGGATGACCTCATTGAGAAGGAGAAGGCGTCCTATGCCATCTCTGGTGGGTGTTGTGCCTTAGCTGCCATTCATCTGATGGGGAAGCTCTATTTAGCCAATGCTGGAGACAGTAGGTGAGAGAAGTGAAGAAATATTTGAATAGCatgcaaaatgtgaaataatctTTATACTAATGGGAAATCTATCTTTTCTTCTGAGGCTGCTTTTGCATACTGTAGCATTATTTGCTCACCTACTGATGCTCTGAGAAATACTTTTGGATCTGTCTCTGTTAACCCCCTCACCCCTGTTTCCCCAtccttcttctctctgcagAGCTATAATCATACGAAATAATGAAGTTGTTCCAATGACCAATGAGTTCACACCTGAGTCAGAAAGGCAGCGGCTACAGTACCTGGTATTCCTCTGTCATTTCTCTATTCAATCACAAATCACCGCAAACAACTgttgggtttggggttttttttgtaagtgtataaatgtaaaatgatgtTTATTAACCTGACAAGGGGCAGGAAATCCTGTACAGTGTTGCCTGTTTAAGTAGCCGCCTGCAGCTCTGACTCACAGAGTGGGTGGATGATGCTTCTAAATCAAGGAGCGGTTCTTTATAGCAGCGTGTACTGCAGGCCTTCTGTCTCACATTCCCTTGTTTAGAATAGAAATCTAATTTCTGACAGGCCTGAAACTGGGACTAATAGTAGTCACTGTAGTGATATATGACATACTCTTTTTCGTGTGTCCCTCCAGGGCTTCCTGAGGCCAGAGCTTCTGGGTAATGAGTTCACTCACATTGAGTTTCCTCGAAGGATCCAGCACAATGAGCTGGGCAAAAAGATGCTCTACAGAGACCACACTATGACCGGCTGGtaaacctgggggggggggtcttttgtttttaatcacataTCACTCTGTTAATCCTTCCTCATGCACACTTGATTCTGATGTGCTTGTCGTTGTTGTTGAGAACAGTTGGGGGAATAAAAAAAGGTTAAGGATGATTTTAGCAAACATTTAATCTATACTTTATTTCATTGATAAATTTATTGATTGCTtattcagtaaaataaaaaaaaagttgttttttttataattcaatcacagttttttttaatcaatattattGATGAACAAGTTTCGAAAAGGTGTGTTTCAGTCTTTAATGTGACGTCTCTTGGTTTGTGCTCTGTAGGGCTTATAAAACAATTGTTGAAGATGACTTAAAATTCCCACTGATATATGGAGAAGGCAAAAAGGTAAACAATCATCATAACATCACATTTTACTCAAGATGCAACATTTTGTAGAGATTTTTCGATATTAGTGCTGTAATAAGTTTTTCTTGTTAGTAATAATGTTTGACATGAATCACAAGTcatgttatctttaagtttcaACACAATCATTAAGTGTTGTgtatgtgctgtgtgtgtgtgtgtatgtgtgtgtgtccaccttgTGTGAATGTACGTTGCCCGACACAGGCGCGTGTCATGGCAACAATCGGGGTGACTCGTGGGCTGGGGGATCATGACCTGAAGGTTTACAACTCCAACATTTATATCAAGCCCTTCCTGTCGTGCGTCCCTGAGGTGAGTCTCAAGCTGCTGCTTTAGCCTGCAAGACAAATCACAATGGATTTGTGTTGTCTGGGCTTCACTTTATTTGAAGAGACTTTTTTGCGTTGATTAAAGCCACAGCAAAGCATTTATAGAGACTCATTTATGGTGCAAAGAAATAGATTATTTAATTCCAACtggggattttttttagatttattaaAGTAGGAGGAGGAAAGGCTGAATTAAAAACACTGGTACAGCAAAGGTTCTCAGTTGATTTGGTGTTTTTCTCTACAGCTTTTACGGCCACATGCTGAAGTATATTGTCCTCAATAAAAACTGTTGTGgttcctttttaattttttagtaACATAAACTCTTATCAGCCTaagataaacattaaaaaaaaagatgttgtgCCTGGGAATCCAGTTTTTGCTTCATAAACTCATTTATTCAAGAACAGACAAGTTCGGGTTCAGACAAAAACCTCTCTTTGCCAGAAACCTTATTTTAGCTTTTTGTACAAGTCCTGCTGTCAAAGTAAGCATGAAGAAATACTGCCAGCCAGGATGATGGATAAAACTCAGTCgctgatgggtttttttttcttgcaggtaAAGGTTTATAATTTTGATGAACATAAACATGGCCCAAATGATGTACTGATCATGGGCACAGATGGATTGTGGGATGTTACGACAGACAAGGAAGTGGCAGATGCTGTATCAGCCTACTTATCCTGCTGTGATCCTTCTGATCCTATGAGGTATGTGTCACATAATCCTTTACATTAagcctttgttctctctctaTGTACTGTGGCTGCAGTAAAATAAATCTTGCTCTAAGTCAGGGAGTGTTGTTCTCAGAATGGCCACTAGGTGTAGACAAATACTCAGCATAGTTGTCCAGCATATTTTCAGCATGGTAACACTTTACATAACCTAGCCCCATATTTTGCCATACTTTACACCACATTACACAACATGTGACAACATTGTGTCTACCCAATCTGGTAAGAATTTTCCTTTAAGGTGTAAGGGAAAGTTTATGAAATCAATGACCAACATAATCATACTTGTAGTgcaaaaaatcatttattgttttgctGGTGGGGACCCAGGAGCCCAGTCTTACTTCTGTGATCCAGTTTAATAACTTTTCCGATTGGATTGGACTAATTCATCCTCTGAGTCAATCAGGGCAGAGTTACCTAACAGTAGTGACCACCTTTATTGTCCACTAATACAATATGATTTTtctaaaattttatatataaatagatACTTGAATatgcatttatttgtgtgtttatgttactgttgtgttaattgatttttctttctttttttttgcacaggtACACGCTGGCAGCACAGGATCTGCTGATGAGGTCAAGAGGAGTGCTCAAAGAGCGTGGCTGGCGGCTACCCAATGATAAATTGGGCtcaggtgatgacatcactgtgtttgTCATCCCACTGGGGGGCCAGGAATCAGAGACATGACATGGAGCCGCCTTGTCGACTGTGACTGAGAAACCCTCCATCTAAAGTTTGagtatgggggtgggggtttgtcACAGATGAGACTTGGATCTGAAAAGCACCTTCAACGTCATCCCACTAGACTGCAACCAGTCCCAGCCACTTCACTTGAAACCCGGTCATGTAACAGAACATTTTTAGTGACATCATAGAAGAACTCACACTTTATCTCCCACACCTGCTGTTTGTGATGGTGGGCAGTAAGGATTAAATCCTCgtgcttttatttcctgttttcagtGCTGAACCACAACTCCGTCATTTGAATGGATTCTTCATCATCAAGTTATTCCTTGAATGTGACTCTTCTTtcgtaagaaataaaaaaaaatcccatcgCACTTTTACATTGATGTACCGATGCAGTAGAAATGTGTGGAAACCAAAGAGATCCTGTTATGGACTAAGGATGGAAATCgatcaaaatttttttaaaaattcacatttgaaaaaaatagatCCATGTCTGTACATAAAAGACGCATGTTGGACATGAAAATAACATCTCAGCATTGGACCGAACTAAGAGTTTTCAAGTTGCTCTTTCTTAAAGATGAAGGACAACACCTTTGGCGTGGATGCCAATGCTCTGTGGATGCCTGCTGTTTTGTCACAACTCTTTGTTGAATGTAATCATagatatttataattattttggaCATTGCCGTAAACAGAAAAGAGGGAAACAAgattattgtgtgttttaacCACACGTCTTCAGTAGTTAACCCTCAAAGGAGAATGAAATGTTCTCAGTGTTGAGTCTGATGTgatcagcatcacacacacatgccttaTGAAGAGATGGAACGgactttctttttgtttcttctaatgcactatatttgaaaaaaaatgttgcccTTAAATGTACTGTATCCCTCTTTATTAGCcttttgttgtcatgttgttatTTAGAATGTCTGTATATTTTGAAGAATTTGTAAGGACTATCAGAAGTGTTCATGTTTCTATCCATGCTTGTTAATTTAGAAAGATGGTGTGAGCTGCCGTGCACcagaaataaatattgttttctccatttgttttcaattttgtgTGCTTAGATTCAACCCCATGTACAACTGAAAAGGAAATGAACCCCCAGTGACGAATGAGTAAGAGGAAAGCAGTGATCTACAACAGTTTA
This sequence is a window from Antennarius striatus isolate MH-2024 chromosome 5, ASM4005453v1, whole genome shotgun sequence. Protein-coding genes within it:
- the ppm1j gene encoding protein phosphatase 1H; this encodes MISKVKNAMSTLVGGMMPHGHHHHHNHHSGGGQNCGQDGLPPRFPYGRPDFLDLTPELLQYSTEHASRPVLALKRGSRLPWRTGYAEVINAGKSMLNEDQASCEKLFVRKPSGKHRNSTLMEDNGDGTGIPLHFWGVFDGHAGSGAAIMASKLLHRLIRDRLGEICHLLENPAGAPPICLAKNGSPYQVDTKKGAAVEPDDPEAVSDSSVRFHMEKVVSLESLVMGVIETAFTQMDDLIEKEKASYAISGGCCALAAIHLMGKLYLANAGDSRAIIIRNNEVVPMTNEFTPESERQRLQYLGFLRPELLGNEFTHIEFPRRIQHNELGKKMLYRDHTMTGWAYKTIVEDDLKFPLIYGEGKKARVMATIGVTRGLGDHDLKVYNSNIYIKPFLSCVPEVKVYNFDEHKHGPNDVLIMGTDGLWDVTTDKEVADAVSAYLSCCDPSDPMRYTLAAQDLLMRSRGVLKERGWRLPNDKLGSGDDITVFVIPLGGQESET